From a region of the Sander lucioperca isolate FBNREF2018 chromosome 8, SLUC_FBN_1.2, whole genome shotgun sequence genome:
- the LOC118495572 gene encoding CD209 antigen-like protein A yields MQKVFCVSEKCLLIISDHVSLGGSAAELSTIKANLTECLQASDNKLSSLTEERDRLNSRLTEMAKELDRLQQKKTCPAEWRMFSSSCYLLSAESGSWEKGRQDCRDRGADLVVIESSEEQTFLSKFIKKDTWYWIGLTDRDEEGTWKWVDGTPLTLKNWRREQPDNCRGEPQWGEEDCAHIGPYTTE; encoded by the exons ATGCAGAAGGTGTTTTGTGTTTCTGAGAAATGTCTCTTGATTATTTCTGACCATGTGTCATTAGGTGGATCAGCTGCAGAGCTCTCCACTATCAAAGCCAACCTGACTGAGTGTCTCCAGGCCAGTGATAACAAGCTGTCCTCcctgactgaagagagagaccGGCTGAACTCCAGGCTCACTGAAATGGCTAAAGAGCTGGACAGGCTTCAACAGA AGAAAACATGCCCTGCTGAATGGAGGATGTTCAGTTCTTCCTGTTATCTCCTCTCTGCTGAGTCTGGTTCCTGGGAGAAAGGCAGACaagactgcagagacagaggagcAGATCTGGTGGTGATAGAAAGCTCTGAAGAGCAG acgtttctctctaaattcATCAAAAAAGATACTTGGTATTGGATTGGTTTGACTGACAGAGATGAGGAGGGGACCTGGAAATGGGTAGATGGAACTCCACTGACTCTGAA GAACTGGAGGAGAGAGCAGCCTGATAATTGCCGAGGAGAGCCACAGTGGGGCGAAGAGGACTGTGCACATATTGGACCTTACACCACTGAGTGA
- the LOC116064200 gene encoding galactose-specific lectin nattectin-like: MLTLLNFFPQMTSVFPFALLLCLSSGLLTEYGEACCPPGWRKFDSRCFAFYIQTKTWIDAELFCQTAGGNLASIYSDAEHKFIKAFIQQVAGTPRTSWIGGSDAVKEGTWLWSDGSKFNYKSWNAGEPNNLRGENCLAMNWGANWNDWACTNQASFVCSKNLCV; the protein is encoded by the exons ATGTTGACTTTGTTGAATTTCTTTCCACAGATGACATCAGTCTTTCCGTTTGCTTTGTTGCTCTGTTTGTCCAGCGGACTGTTGACTGAATAT GGTGAAGCTTGCTGTCCTCCTGGTTGGAGAAAGTTTGACTCTCGCTGTTTCGCTTTCTACATCCAGACAAAGACCTGGATCGATGCAGAG CTCTTCTGCCAGACCGCTGGTGGGAATCTGGCTTCCATCTACTCAGATGCAGAACATAAATTTATCAAAGCCTTCATTCAGCAAGTGGCCGGTACACCGAGAACTTCCTGGATCGGAGGCTCTGACGCAGTGAAG GAGGGTACGTGGTTGTGGTCTGATGGATCCAAATTCAACTACAAAAGCTGGAATGCGGGGGAGCCTAACAACCTCAGAGGGGAGAACTGTCTTGCGATGAACTGGGgag CAAACTGGAACGACTGGGCTTGTACCAACCAGGCTTCTTTCGTGTGCTCCAagaacctgtgtgtgtaa